A segment of the Gemmatimonadales bacterium genome:
CGCCGATCCGGATGCTGACCGATGGCGTACTGCGAAAGGAGAGCTCGCCACCCAGGCCTAACGTGCTGGCGCGAACGGCCAGGCCGTTCTGGGCCGAAAGAGGAGCAGCAGTCAGTAGCGCACCGAGCGCCAGCGTGCCGAGAGTTGCGCGATTGATCATCGACGGAGCCTTGTAGTATTGACCGGTGCCTCGGACTCCGACCGGTATGGTCGGGCAGGGCAGTCGCAGTCATGTTCAGCAAGCTCGGGGCCAGGGCGGAAGTGTCCGGAAAGGCGGCGTTAACCCGGATTCTCCGGGCTTGGAGAGGAAGGAATGGCGTGCTGGCGGCAAGGTTTGCCTGTCAGCTACGCCAATCGAGGGGTGGTTACGGCAGGACGGCGGTCTCCTGGTACTCCTCGCTGCTGCCCTCATCATCGCTCAAGCCGGCAGGGGCGCCGAACGAAACGAGCAGGGCCGTCACAGCAAGCAGCAGCACTCCAATGCCAACCTCGATCGAGGCCGAACGTCGGATCGGGGTGTTGTCATCGCGCCGGAGGCGGGGCAGCACGACCCGCCAGTTGTAGGCGCCGAGCAGTGCAACGATTGCCAGCAGGCCGATCTTGAGCAGCAGGACTCGACCGTAGTCGGTGGTGAGAAAGGGGTCGAGCGCGCCAACATAGCGCCAGGTCACGATGATGCCCGCGACGATCGCGGCCAACCCAGTGGCGAGCGCGAGCGGTGAGAAGGCGCTGATCAGCGCACCAGTTGCGATGGGCGCGGGGTCCGATCGGCGGCCCAGCGCGGCTAGCACCATCACGGCCAGGGTTCCGAGCCAGACCGCTGCGGCGCCGACGTGCAGCGTCGTCA
Coding sequences within it:
- a CDS encoding CopD family protein encodes the protein MDWDSTLLPPALARWLGYSAAFLIIGAAAFRGIVLPRAARQGGDPTPAARRAVTIARLASVLLAVALLGRLYFQARSLIDPEEPVTRDILQAILQGQWGKGWLAQAGAALAALIGWRLAGRNPASPAGTVVSSIAAVLLVLTMPLTGHAVGLPAAGQLGYPMTTLHVGAAAVWLGTLAVMVLAALGRRSDPAPIATGALISAFSPLALATGLAAIVAGIIVTWRYVGALDPFLTTDYGRVLLLKIGLLAIVALLGAYNWRVVLPRLRRDDNTPIRRSASIEVGIGVLLLAVTALLVSFGAPAGLSDDEGSSEEYQETAVLP